The segment cagttgcGCACGTTGTAGCTTGGACAATAATTAAAGAGATTAATCATAATTAgtgtattattaattaattatcaccATCACTTCACCGGTCAAGCAAAGCAAGTGGAAGAAAGTGGGTGAAAACGGTAGCCAGTAATCCAACAATAAAAATCAATcagaaaaattaaagtaaaaaaacgTCTTATCTGAAACGAATTGCAGCAATtacaatttcatattttctttttgtaggtGGAATCCATAACTTTGCATTTATGGTGATGATAAACAGTTCTATTACTGATTGGATCGGCCACTTTCTCGCATGCGTGGGGTAAGCTATTCGTTTCAAATCTGTTTCTCagcatttaatttgatgcaattGGAAAAACCCTCTtcgatttttcatttttaagaaCTGCACGAAACAACTagtatttatctattatattgtGGAGTGTGTATGTGAAGGTTGCTCTCTCTACTGGGACGTACTTGAGTGTATGCTTGGTTTTagcttcttctttctttgattAGTAAGGAGCTTAGTTTAGTTAATTTGACAGCACCAATTTTCTTGTTCTGGGCGATCAAATAGTACCAAATtagtattgaatttttttatttgatgtttCTTGTTAAGAATTTCCCTGCTGATGAGAAGAAAGCATCATAAGCTTGTTCAAAGTTTAATGCGGACACGTTGGTAGAATATGAGTTAATTAGGACTATgcattttttctttctccagTTTCTCGGTAGAATTTAATTGCGTGGGACATTCGTCTTGTGAAATTTTAGAAGTAAACTAAAGGGTTATCAAACTCTGTGATTTGCCCTTAACAAGAAGCTGGCTGGTAAATTTTTGTTAGTTGACCCTTACAGTCATATAGCGTATTTTTAAGCTCTTTGAGTAAATTAGAGAATCTTCAGAATCTAGGTTATGGTTGCAGTATTGATAAGCCCTTTCTGAAGTGTATCTATTCCATTCTCTTGACTTTAGAGGGGTTTCTGGAGAACAAAGCATCTCAAAGAAAGATGAGCTATATGTGCCTGATATGTTCTCATCATTTTATATCTAATCATTCTACCATGGTCAGATGGATTTTCCTGCTCTCACTGTAGTAGTTTAATCTTATACTGAGATTGTTGGAGAAAATGGTAGTCTCAACCTCCCAAGTGGAACAAGTGAATTAATCACCCATATGTTTCTATGTAGTATGTCATTTAGGGTCAAACTTTTGCAATGAAGTGAATATGTTGTTGTTCCTCCACTGTAACTCTTTACAGGGAAAGAATATGCAGAACCAAACTTTTAGCATCTAGATTTTACAAATTAAGCCATCTTCATGACAAGATTTTTCCTATATCAAATTCCATTTGCGAAAAGGAGAAAATTGTAGAGAAGTTATGGTTATGATCGATGCTATGTCTTCTTTTCTTATTAACAGAATAGAACAATAATAGTTCACtacataaattaaaacttaggCTTCCATGAATAGTTTTGGATTTTTTCCACTTGTTGTTTAAACAATCATACTCTTTCCTGTGacattatttgatattttgtctTGAGTGAGTCATGTGCACTGTTACTTTTGTATTGAAGCTTCAATCCATCAACCACTAAATTTTAACAATGTCATTACCGACCCAACTCTGAACTAAGTGTTTATACTTTCTCTTCATACTTCAAACACTATATTGTTTATTCTTCCTAATGTTTTCTAACGCCGCACCTTTGGCGTTCTTTACAAGtagttttcttattttgattatatgttaATCAATTCTTCCTTATGATGAAGTAGTGGCACTATAGAGTTTAAGGGCtgctctttctttattttttaccGTAAATAAATATGGAAAGGAAAAATGTTGATAGCCATTGcgtgttcctttttttttttggaaatgtTAACTCTTTAATCCAGTTTCAGTCAATTCTTTTTAAAAAGCTGTGACTGTGTTTTGGAAAAATGCATACATGGTTTGACCTGGCTTGCAACAGTGCAGTGGTTGCTTTGGGTGCTGCAATAAACCCACACCGATTATCGCTGTGGATGAGCCATCAAAGGGATTGAAAATTCAAGGGCGGACTGTGAAGAAATTTATCATATCAGATGATTTTTGGAGCTCAAGCACATGTGATTTGGAAAACAGTGCAGTTCAATCCCAGAGAAGCATTTCATCTATCAGCATATCAAATCAGGCCCTCAATCACTGCAGTGGAAATAATGGCGCAAGCAGCCATTCTGAATTTGTTAATCATGGCAagtttcaataatattttgattatagtTTTCTGGCCAATTTCTGGTAAAATGCCCCATATGTTGAACAGTTGCTGGAGAAAACTTCTATGAGTATTGTGTGCTTAAGAGTTGTTGTTCTTCAGTTGACTAGGTTTAAGTGGTCAAGTAGTTTACAGCAGTTTGATGTCAATTATAGTCAAAAAGGTTATTAACTGTGACCTTGATCATGGCATTTCCTATTGCATCTATTagatcatatttttttatgttgataatACTGTTACTTGCAGGCCTTCTTCTCTGGAATCAAGTAAGACTTCAGTGGATTGGAAGTAGCAAGTCAaagaatcaaaatcaacatGGTTGTGAAGCTAACCCAAGGTCAAAAGTGTTAATTTGAAAGCTTCCACTTCCATCCAATTGCCATTGCCTACttgttttcttgaaaataattttttatttcctgtTCTGAAGTAGCGAGTTCTTGTTGATATTGCTATTCTGGCAAACATATTGGTGAACAGTAGCAAATGGGAGCACTTTTGAACATATCTAGCAAAAATTATCTGAGTATAACTTAGTGAATAAAGTTGTTGCAGAAAAAAGATAATGTaggtttttatataattattgtctTCACTTCCGAATGCACAATATCCTTGTGCTTCAGTTTTCTTTTAACTTTCTTGCATATTTTACTTTTGTATATGCAGTTGGCCTGCTACGTATGAAAGTTTACTTGGAAGCAGAAATCCTTTTCCCAGACCTATCCCTCTCAATGTAAGTTTTCTGTGCAATTTGTTGCTTtccttaaagcattttatattattctagTTTCTTGTGGCTGGGTGACACAAAAGGAGGGCGATCCACCCCCTCCCCAATATAATTCTACTCTGAGTTGGAATTTGATATCTCCCCCCTGAGAAAGTGAAATAGATACATTAAACTGGCCACAAAGGGCCTGTAATCAGATTTGTAAGTGCATATTACAAAGAGACAAAAACTGCATACTTTTTTGGTTCTATTTACTAATTGGAATTTTAACTGCAGGAAATGGTTGATTTTCTGGTGGATGTATGGGAGCATGAAGGATTGTATGATTGAGCAATTGAAATGCAAAAATGGGTTTACTTTATCATATGTGAAGATCCCCTATATCTCTGTTTGTTTCTGTAAATACTTGTGGGGAAATGGAAGAACAATTTGGTCGACAGGTTTCTTGCCCTTCTGTACTACTTTCTGATAGTAATGTCGGcctatattttttctatttttatgttttctcaCAATTTGCATACACGTATCCATTGTACGCACCCCCTTCCTTTCAAGAATGAGCTATTTTCTAGGCTATCAACTCATTGCCGGTAGTTTGTCCGTGTTTTAACGTCTTGATGATACCACCAGGCAATCCATTATTCGTAAAGTGGGCACAGATGTGGGCTATTGAAACAGACCAGGGCCTGGTTGAGAGTAAAACAAGCAATTGGGCTAATGCAGAGTTTATAGCAGGCCCGTCTGCTAAAAAAAGTACTTGGCAGAGggggaatattttattaaatcaataagGATGTATATATCTTTTTTGGGATTATGAAAATGAAGGGTTAAATCTAAGGTAAATTACCTGAAAGTAGGTGTGTTAATTGAATTGGACAAGTCTGAGATCCGATTATTCAGTCTGAAAAAGGTGTTTGGGTTGGACAAAATTCAGTTGTCGGGAGGCTTGAACATAAATTCGGTGCAATAAGCATTTCGACCATGGGCCTGATTGACCCAAAAATTCAAGCTGAACGTAGGCTAATGTGAAGATTCGCTGTCTATTTGTGTTTAATGATTATGAGCATGAGAATATTGAATCAGatcaattattcttttatagaacattattataatattcgGGGGCTTGAAATTGCTTACTCAATGCTAGACCAGCCAGGGCTACATGGAGCTCGAGCTTGTTCTAAAGAAGCCAAGTTAAAGTTCGAACTCtaagtttggtttgatattaaaataatattgttttaatatatattagttaaaactTTTTTAGATTTATGAGATTAACGAGTTGAACATATTTAAAGTTTGACTTAAACtcatttgaattgagtttgttttagACTCATTCGAGCCAAGTTTGTGCTCGAACAAACTTGGGTTGAATCCAACCCTTGATCCCTAGTTCAGAAATATACAAACCACCAATTATAAGGaaattgtaatttgatttgaattgacaaaatattttgggttggtttttaatatttgatcttCAAGTGAAGCATAACTAGCTTTCCCGTAAATTAGAAAAGTACATATCCAACTTCTCATTTTACCCactataaatacatatttaatttattgattatattttatcgTTGTTGCATATAAGTGAGTTTAATAAGAACTACTCATcacattcattataaataattttcctCATTTGATTTCTCATCATATTTCAACTATTTTTcgtattttcttttatttgaaaacatattttttaaaaattgaaaatatctttttataattaataacttGGTTCAAACTTGAGCTCGACTCTCAAAGCTTAagctcaacttcaaaatttttgaaaatcatttaactCATTTTCAGCTTGATTGAGTCAAGATGACaatcgaatttgagttaattcagtttgaatctagtCCTCGGAGCAATGTTGTGGGGGCAGTCAATTTGGAGGTGTTTGCTTCCAAATTTATGGGCATTTGCTTCCTCCATTTTGGACAAAATCATTGAgatctaaaattttaacaattgagATTCAAGGTTTTGACAAGTGCTTATGATAATGTGTCTTCTCACTGTTCTATTTGATTTTAGTGAAGGCCCAGCTACCTCCTCTTCTCCTCCACAGCTCATCCTGCcaaaatcttttcatttcaCTTTCCCTACCAGCTTTTATATCATTCCCCTCTAGATTTTGGCCAAATTCATGCAACAAATATTCATTCTCATCAGGATTCTTATATTTGAATCTGTCAAGCCCTAGAAAAACgaaatcttttttcttattttcatcaTCATTCTAAAATTACCATTGGCGTTCTTGTAGAGATTAGAAAAATACATAGATGAATGCATGCATGCTCAGACGATGACTATCCCAACAAACCTCAAGTAGCATGAATGAGAAGACTACAATTAATAGTTTATCTACATTTGTTTTCTTCCAGGGTAGCTAGgtttaacaaaacaaaacaaaacaacaatgtCTACTCCATGAATCTGCACTTCAACAGACTCATTTGACCAGAACCCATGTGTTCATGGATTGAATATCCCACCTACTCCTATTTTAATCACCATTCACCAACTACTAATTAATTAGTTATTGTATATATGCAAATGCAATGCATACATGAACCCCCTTCGCCCGCCTCCGTAtcaacaaacatattttttgtcTCATAATTTAGCAATATATATGTTGAAGCGTGTTAACTGAATTTTGAGCTCATGCTTAATTGCAACTGCTGATACCGCCATGCATGCAGCCTTTTACTTCATACagtaaatgaaaaaacaatgtATCTGGGAAATGAGAAAGGAAGGATCTTCAGTGGAAAATGGGCTATTTTACAGAAAATGAGTCAATCCAGGAACTGAAGCCAGCAGAAAATTTTCTCTAGTGACTATGGATATAATAGTCTGAATTGGGTAGGTGTGTATCATTATAAAGAAGCACCTTTGGCCTTCTCACATGAAAGCATGACTACAAGCAATGCTTTTAAGGTTTGAAAgcaagtaaaattatttattagattcAGAAGAATAAGAACATTGCAACCGACATTCTTAATTTAGAGCAAAAGGTCGGTCTCGGTCTGATTAATTTCCAGGAAATTTGTAAACTTGAACATGGATGTTATTAATTTTACCAAGTGTGAAACAGATCCAActaatttgacaataaaaagaaaaataatattatgtatatcttttttaaatatataaatatatgtattactatataatcattatatattattttatttttaatttaaaattatctaattatatgataatatatatcaaatatatatatatatatttatttaaataaaataaatacacataattttattaaaattaaataaaattattatatttttaaatacataattaaatataaaaataataatatcgtAAAAGgacatgtatatatgtatgattGCACTTTCTaaccatatttttaatatataagacgGCCGTGGGCCATACATGATATTCAATTCAATGTACAATTTATAACCAAAAGACCGACAATttccatgcatgcatgcacccCAGAAAGGTTTTCATTTCATTCCATAAATGatgacatttatttattgactaattaattaattaattaataattatttatcctCTTTTGGAAGAAAACACCAGAAGCAAAAAGATACGGTACACAGAACAGAACCCAGTCTTTGCCTAAGGTAAGGTAATGCCATTCGGTGGTTACCATTCATTTTCATCCCTCACCTTCCTTTTTACCTAATCCCATCAATTcatcttttcaattatttttattcagatTTATTTTAAACCGTCCCCTAATCAATCAAGTCATGACTTTGTCAACATTCTTTGGCCATacgacttattcccacttaaacattacctttttttttttttttaagattttctctttatttttcaaaaatttaaatgttgatccatttgttaaattttattatcaaaattaagaataaaaaatttatttagttaaaaatatttttaattaaataatatttttatcattaatccTAATAACagaatataatagataaataagtatttaaatttttaaaagataaaaattaaaaacttgggaaaaaagttttttttttttttttgggcttaaTCTAATTCTAAACATGTTTACATATATTTCCTTTGAAGCCCTTGACTAAAAAAGGAGGACAGACTGGACTGTgtagatatttttataaaacaactAGTTCACAGTGAAATTATACATCAGCCAAGTGGGTGAAAAAGAAATCATCCAAGTGGGCAAGAAATAATATTCTCAAgtattaagaaaaagaaaaaatagtccCACTACACTGTTGATAAGATATTATAGAAGAAAACGGCTAGTGAAATTGCAAGTATAATTAGATTGAAAGAGAAGGAGAGAATTTGTGGTGTAGAATATTTCAACCTTCATGAGATCCATTGATTCTACCCCTTCTTTGTTATTGTTAAAAGAGATAATTCATAATTGGACCGCCACTACACTCGTTAAATTCATtgcatattttctctttcattgtcTATCCAAGGCCATTATCAAGATgactctaaaaaattaataaaactaataaaatattcaaacttccAAGAAAAGAGaagtttgaattgaaatatttatgacatattgaaaaagataagattaaatggaaataaaatataaagactttaaaaaaataataaaatttaggtgggtgaatataaaattttttgagtttCATAAACACctaatagtattattaaaattagtttatatccgtatttttttttgtttgactgACTTTGACAATACAAATTATAGTTATACTCTaagtgtttttattaattttttttttttgtattttttcataaatttatgattttgaatgGCCTTCAAgggttattttttatatttgaagattttcttaatgtgttaataaaattaaagtgtCCTGGTCATATAGAAAATGAGCTAGTGGACATTTTTTTCCAAGGCCAACggactatttcccattcaaAGTATCTtctaatctcaagttttcactttttaactttgaaaatctcatttatctatttatgggagattaaaattaacagaatcctaaaaacttaaaattttatttctttcccccttaaaccataaaaaactaacattttcctcTATAGgccaaggtttaaaaaattacattttctctctagggtttagttttcaaactctgacGCCATTATTGGCCGCCTCTCCCTCTGGTGATCTCTTTTCTCTCAGCTGGATGCTCGATCGACGTCGAATCAAGTTGGagatcttcgtcttcccagacaaagataAGCATCTTCCTAACAAAACTCTTCGTctctttagtttgatttgacGTCGATCAGGAGTTTAACTGAAGTGATCTCTTTTCTCTTAGCTGGATGCCCGATCGACGTCAAATCAAGTTGGagatcttcgtcttcccagacaaagatgaGCATCTTCCTAACAAAACTCTTCATctctttagtttgatttgatgtCGACCAGACATCCAACTGAAAGGAGAGAAATCGTTTGAGGGAGAGGAAACTTTGAaagggagaggtcgtcgacaataacaccaaagtttgaaaattaaactctagGGGGGAATatcattttttgaaactttgcctataaaaaaaattattagtttttaggcttaaagaaaaaaaaaagattaaattttaatttatttttaatattataaataaaataataattttattcttaaaactaaCATACTTAACACTTCATAAgtagatatttgatattttcataattaaaagataaaaacttaagattaaaagatattttatatgGGAATAACTCCATTAGCCTATTTCCAAAACCACATCCTTATTTAGTACCAAAGTCAAATTCACAATCACAAGTTTGATCTTCTCTGTCACCCTCTGATTAACTTTATTTGACCATGTCGAAATACACACTGTTTTTGAAACAATTCATTTCCCCTGCTCCCCATTTACACCCATGTGTTCTTACCAATAGGATGGATCATCCAATTcagagttttatttatttaatataactaATTCAATCAAAAAAAAAGGGCTAGActtaaatatgaatttcttattataaaaaaatatatatcagatttttttattgcatcttcccattttttattttttatttatataaataatatttttcatctaaaattaaattttactttaaaaaattaatgatataaaaataaaataataccaaaatcTTGACTCTTAATTCCATATTTCTTTTCaacctttaattttatattttattgttctaGTTGCAATCACAACTAAATAATGTGATTTCAATTGAGAGACAATGGATTTTGAAAATGGTGGGATGCTGTTCCAATACAAagggtgattttttttttttttaattagatagtGGACTgttaagaaaaagaaggaagtattaatttttttatttttttcaaaattataatataaaattaaaattatatatatattttttgctaTAAAATGTCAACTTGCTTTCTGACATAAAACCAATGGGAAATAGTCAGTCTCACTTTCCAAATGCCGAAATTTTGCCGTCCAAAGTGTCCATACCCTGCTTGGAAATTTACAAAAGTTTTTAGGAACCATGTACGGGTGATGGCTAAATACAACTGATCAAGCAAGTTGAATTAGAGATTTCCACAacttgttcatttttttttttctgtcaccTACCTGTCACTTGCACAACTTAGATATTTTTTTGGGCTAAAGGCTAcattctcaatttttttattttaaaaatcttatttatttatttataaattattaaagataaaattattattattttatctataatattaaaattaaactaaaattttatctttttttttttctcttaaacattaaaaaataacaatttctcttcttaaatcaagttttaaaaaatcattttcttctaTAAGATTTAACTTCAATATGTGATCCATTTTTTCGATGATTTCTCCCTTATGATAGTTCATCTTCCTCTGTTGGTCTGTCTCATCATCTCTTCTCCTTTCAATAGTCATGTATCACTTGTTTAGAAAGATAAATcgttttttaagacaaaaataatcatCTTCTTAGAAGAAGACGAGTCATCTTTTTCTTCCAGATGACTCGTTTTCTTTTGGAAAGATGATTGTCTTCCCAAATAAAGACAAGATCCCTCGTTttcttttgggaagacaatcgtcttctcAGATGAAGACAAGATCTCTCGTCTTTATTAAGAAAACGAAAAATTTTGTCTTCTCAATTTGAATAGTCGATCGGAGGAGAGAGAGATGACGAGAGAGACACCGCCGGAGGAAGAGGGAGCATTGGGAGAGAGAGGTTATCGATGATAGCGTCAGAGATGTTGTTggaaattaaaaactaaaccctagaagaaaaaatgttgttttttaaaacttgatctagagaaaaaattgttagtttttaagggaaaaaaaagataaaattttaaaggattagaattttattaacttaaccATATataggtggataaatgagatttttataattaaaagatgaaaacttagAAAATTAGCAAACTTTGTGTGGGAATTAGTCCTCTGGCCCtgtttttttattctcatttcccttttttatgcaattttaaTATCTCCCCTCTTTCATTATGACAACATTAATTTAGcaaatttgtataaacaaaaatgTATATTCAGTTGAATTTATAGTAAGTAATTtggtgatattttattattaacagaAAAAACAGGACACAGTTTTGCTGTACCTGCGGCTGTAAAAGCAAAGCAAATCAATTACAAAGGTAAGATACATTGCATGCCGTGTTTTGTTAACTGTTAATGTATTTTGCCAGAATTCTCAACACGACAGCCTCCATTAtttattctttctctcttcttcattCTTCATATAAGTCTACCAGTTTCTGTGTTTTCTTGGTCAAGGCATATCTTATGCACATTCTCTGAAAACTCTCTATTTCATAGCCTTTTTCCCTTCCTTTTTTCCCTACTCACTTAGGGTGGCAGAGGGTTTCTaactttctcttctcttctgcAGCGCTCTTTTTCTTGTAAATGCATTCAAGTTTTCTGGGGTTATTGTATCTCATCTGCTTTCTCGTGTTCTTCACTTTGCTTTGGTTGCAAGTTTTTTTCCTCTGTGGAGGCTTCTTCTTTCAAAGTGTTCAGAAATGCCTGCACTTGTTAACTACAGTGGTATGTTTCTTTGTGTCTCCTTGATGcgttttttgttgattttgaataaCTCAAGTCGGGTATTTTATTGGATATGATATATGGTATACTTCATCTGCAAATATGAATTGATAGGTTTGTGTTAGTGAAAATTAATTTAGGGATTGTCTAGGTTAGGATTCAGATgatatttatagaatttatttttgttcaatcAAATTTCATAGAATATAtaagtttggatttttcattAGGCTTTATAGatatttgaatgattttggTTTTCACATGGAAAGTTGTTTTTTTTGGCAAGTATTCACAGGGAAAGTTTTGCATAGTtgagattatttttttgttatgtatTGGATTTACATGTAAGAAATGTTAAATTTAGAGCCTTTTAGCTTATCGAATTGTTGTTAATGGCATTTACAGGAGATGATGAATTCCGTTCAGGTGGTTGTTTGTTCTCTATTGGTTCTTATGCGAATGTGTACTGCCCTCCTTGTAAAAGGGCTCGCATCTGTTCTCAATTTGAGTTCAGTGAAACTGAGTTTGAGTGGGAAAATCAACCTTCACTTGATGTCCTTCCCGATGAATGCCTTTTCGAGATATTTAGACGCCTTCCTGGTGGTAAAGAAAGGAGTTCCGCTGCTTGTGTGTCCAAGCGGTGGGTTATGTTATTGAGCAGTATCCGCAAGGCAGAAATTTGTCAAAGCAAAAGCAACGATTTGGTGTTGCAAGACAAGGAGGGAGCTGTTTCAGTTTCTGATGATGTTGAAATGATCCCCTCTAATGAAGAGGGTGATGGGTTTCTTACTAGGTGCTTGGAGGGAAAAAAAGCTACAGATATAAGACTTGCTGCAATTGCTGTTGGAACAAGTGGCCATGGGGGGCTTGGGAAGCTTTCAATCCGGGGAAGCAACCATATTCGTGGTGTCACCAACTTTGGCTTATCAGCAATAGCCCGTGGTTGCCTGTCTCTTACATCTCTGTCCTTGTGGAATGTTCCATCTGTTGGGGATGAAGGTCTTTCAGAGATAGCGAAAGAATGCCACTTGTTGGAAAAGTTAGAACTTTGTGAATGCCCTTCAATTACCAACAAGGGTTTGATTGCAATTGCACAGAGCTGCCCTAATTTGACTACTCTGAACCTTGAATCTTGTTCAAAGATTGGCAATGAGGGTCTGCTAGCTATTGGGAAGTTTTGCTCCAATCTACAAAGCATCTCTATCAAGGACTGCCCACTTGTCAGGGATCAAGGAATATCTAGTGTGTTGTCTTCAGCTTCTTCTGTCCTCACTAGAGTCAA is part of the Mangifera indica cultivar Alphonso chromosome 13, CATAS_Mindica_2.1, whole genome shotgun sequence genome and harbors:
- the LOC123194130 gene encoding uncharacterized protein LOC123194130 is translated as MVMINSSITDWIGHFLACVGGCFGCCNKPTPIIAVDEPSKGLKIQGRTVKKFIISDDFWSSSTCDLENSAVQSQRSISSISISNQALNHCSGNNGASSHSEFVNHGLLLWNQVRLQWIGSSKSKNQNQHGCEANPSWPATYESLLGSRNPFPRPIPLNEMVDFLVDVWEHEGLYD